The genomic window GCGCTGCTGAGCTTTGCCCATGGCGCCAATGACGTGGCCAATGCGGTCGGTCCGCTGGCCGCGATCGTGCAGGCGACGCAGACCGGCGACTTCAACGGCGCGGTTGCCATTCCGCTGTGGGTGATGCTGATCGGGGCTTTCGGCATTTCCTTCGGCCTGTGCCTGTTCGGGCCCAAGCTGATCCGCATGGTCGGCAGTCAGATCACCAAGCTGAACCCGATGCGGGCCTATTGCGTGGCATTGTCCGCGGCGCTGACGGTGATCCTGGCCAGCGCCCTTGGGCTGCCGGTCAGTTCCACCCATATCGCGGTGGGCGCGGTCTTTGGCGTCGGCTTCTTTCGCGAATGGGATGCCGAGCGGCGCCTGGTCCAGGCGCGCATGTCCCTGCCCGAGGAAAATCGGCTTTCGCCAGAAGAACGGCGCCGACGCAAACTGGTGCGCCGGTCGCATGTGCTGACCATTGCAGCCGCCTGGGTGATCACCGTTCCCGCCGCGGCGCTGTTGTCGGGGCTGATCTTCGTGCTGCTTAACCACATTCCCAACTAGCCAGGCACAGCCGGATCGAACGCTGGCGGGATTGCGTGTTTTTCGCTACTCTGGGCGCAGGACGGCGTTCCGGATGGCGGCCGTGTCGCTGCGGCCAGGCACTGGGGCCCCGCAACCGGTCAAAGGAGACGCCATGGATGATGTCCCTCCCCCAGCCGATTTGCCGCCGTTGAGCCTGACGGTGCCCGAACCCGAGGTCCGGCCGGGCGATCAGCCGGATTTTTCGCATGTGACCATTCCGCCCGCCGGCAGCGTCCGACGCCCCCCTGTCGATGCCGACCCCGAGGAGATCCGCGATCTGGCCTTTACCATCATCCGCGTCCTGAACCGCGAGGGCGAGGCCGTCGGCCCCTGGGCCGAGGGGCTGGCGCTGGATGCCGACGCCCTGCTGGAGGGGCTGCGCCACATGATGACCCTGCGCATCTATGACGCGCGGATGCTGAACGCGCAGCGCCAGCAAAAGACCAGCTTCTACATGCAGCACCTGGGCGAGGAAGCGATTTCCTGCGCCTTTCAACGCGCCCTGGCGCCGGGGGACATGAACTTTCCGACCTATCGCCAGGCGGGGCTGCTGATCGCGGCCGGCTATCCGCTAAGCTCGATGATGAACCAGGTGATGTCCAACGCCGAGGATCCGATGCGCGGCCGGCAGCTGCCGGTCTGCTATTCCTCGCGCGAACATGGCTTCTTCACCATCTCGGGCAATCTGGCGACGCAATATATCCAGGCGGTGGGCTGGGCGATGGCCTCGGCGATTTCGGGGGACCGCAAGATCGCGGCGGCCTGGATCGGC from Paracoccus sp. SMMA_5_TC includes these protein-coding regions:
- a CDS encoding 3-methyl-2-oxobutanoate dehydrogenase (2-methylpropanoyl-transferring) subunit alpha — translated: MDDVPPPADLPPLSLTVPEPEVRPGDQPDFSHVTIPPAGSVRRPPVDADPEEIRDLAFTIIRVLNREGEAVGPWAEGLALDADALLEGLRHMMTLRIYDARMLNAQRQQKTSFYMQHLGEEAISCAFQRALAPGDMNFPTYRQAGLLIAAGYPLSSMMNQVMSNAEDPMRGRQLPVCYSSREHGFFTISGNLATQYIQAVGWAMASAISGDRKIAAAWIGDGSTAESDFHAALVFASTYKAPVVLNVVNNQWAISTFQGIARGGSGTFAARGLGFGIPSLRVDGNDYLAVLAVARWATERARRNLGPTMIEYVTYRAGGHSTSDDPSAYRPAEESAAWPLGDPVLRLRNHLIRLGAWSEARHAQAEAQILAEISALQKQAEAIGTLHHGQHPSPAEMFTDVYAEMPPHLLKQRHEAGF